One region of Rhodocaloribacter litoris genomic DNA includes:
- a CDS encoding ABC transporter permease has product MSAFRGFVVKEFYHILRDRRTLLILFGMPVIQLVLFGFAIRNEVNDVRVVIVDPAGDHVTQALTSRLLASPYFEGVEYRTHAEGLERVFQQGQAKEVILFEPRFAHRLAHDGVARVQVLTDATDPNTANTILAYTTALLQAAGQSLAAAPPPGLRIVPEVRMRYNPTLKSVYLFVPGLVALILMLVCALMTSITITREKETGTMEVLLVSPLRPGQIIVGKVLPYLFLSLAIVSVILVLARTVFGVPLRGSAVLLVLECLLFIACALSLGILISTRTRTQQTAMMISLAGLLLPTVILSGFIFPLDSMPPLLQGVSHLVPAKWFLLIVRGIMIKGVGMAELWQETLILAGMTAFFLVASVRNFSVRLD; this is encoded by the coding sequence ATGAGCGCGTTCCGGGGGTTCGTCGTCAAAGAGTTCTACCACATCCTCCGCGACCGGCGGACGCTGCTGATCCTCTTCGGCATGCCGGTGATCCAGCTCGTGCTCTTCGGCTTCGCCATCCGGAACGAGGTCAACGACGTGCGTGTGGTGATCGTGGACCCGGCCGGGGACCACGTCACGCAGGCCCTCACGAGCCGGCTCCTGGCCTCCCCCTACTTCGAGGGCGTGGAGTACCGGACACACGCCGAGGGCCTCGAACGGGTGTTCCAGCAGGGGCAGGCCAAAGAGGTGATCCTGTTCGAGCCCCGCTTCGCGCACCGGCTGGCGCACGACGGCGTGGCGCGTGTGCAGGTACTCACCGATGCCACCGACCCCAACACGGCCAACACCATCCTGGCCTACACCACCGCCCTCCTGCAGGCGGCAGGCCAATCCCTGGCCGCGGCCCCGCCCCCCGGCCTCCGCATCGTGCCCGAGGTGCGGATGCGGTACAACCCGACGCTGAAGAGCGTCTACCTGTTCGTCCCCGGCCTCGTGGCGCTCATCCTGATGCTCGTCTGCGCCCTCATGACGTCCATCACCATCACGCGTGAGAAGGAGACCGGGACGATGGAGGTGCTGCTCGTCTCGCCGCTGCGGCCGGGGCAGATCATCGTGGGCAAGGTGCTCCCCTACCTGTTCCTCTCGCTGGCCATCGTGAGCGTCATCCTGGTGCTGGCCCGGACGGTCTTCGGCGTGCCCCTGCGCGGGAGCGCGGTGCTCCTCGTGCTCGAATGCCTCCTCTTCATCGCCTGCGCCCTCTCGCTCGGCATCCTGATCTCCACCCGCACCCGCACCCAGCAGACGGCCATGATGATCTCGCTGGCCGGGTTGCTCCTGCCCACCGTGATCCTCTCCGGCTTCATCTTCCCCCTCGACAGCATGCCCCCCCTGCTCCAGGGCGTCAGCCACCTCGTCCCGGCCAAGTGGTTCCTCCTCATCGTCCGGGGCATCATGATCAAGGGGGTGGGGATGGCCGAGCTCTGGCAGGAGACCCTCATCCTGGCCGGCATGACCGCCTTCTTCCTCGTCGCCAGCGTCCGCAACTTCAGCGTCCGCCTGGACTGA
- a CDS encoding ABC transporter permease, with product MRTILFILQKEFLQIFRNRAMLPILFVMPIIQLLVLSLAATFEVKNTPVSLIDLDGSPTARRLVARFEASGYFTVVHRTYDPAAADEAMQRGDVRMILQIPAGFERDLRRDGAAPVQLILDAQDGATAGVVQAYANRILGDYTRDLQVTFAATPPDPRAHPVLDVVFSHWYNPELNYHYFMVPGILVLLVTMIGTFLSAMNVVREKELGTIEQLNVTPLRKRDFIVGKLLPFWILALVELSAGLVVARLVFHVPMLGNLALVYALTGVYLVGMLGLGLWISTFTETQQQAMFLAWFLMVVFILMSGLFTPIESMPGWAQKLTLLNPIAYFIEIMRRVLLKGAGFADVQPQFWALVAFAVTSVTLAVRQYRKVST from the coding sequence ATGCGCACCATCCTGTTCATCTTGCAGAAGGAGTTCCTGCAGATCTTCCGCAACCGGGCGATGCTGCCGATCCTGTTCGTGATGCCGATCATCCAGCTGCTGGTGCTGTCGCTCGCGGCCACGTTCGAGGTGAAGAACACGCCGGTGAGCCTGATCGACCTGGACGGCAGCCCGACGGCGCGGCGGCTGGTGGCCCGCTTCGAGGCCAGCGGCTACTTCACCGTGGTGCACCGCACGTACGACCCGGCCGCGGCTGACGAGGCCATGCAGCGCGGCGACGTGCGCATGATCCTTCAGATCCCCGCCGGTTTCGAACGCGACCTCCGCCGCGACGGCGCCGCCCCCGTGCAGCTCATCCTCGACGCGCAGGACGGCGCCACGGCGGGCGTCGTGCAGGCCTACGCCAACCGTATCCTCGGCGACTACACGCGCGACCTGCAGGTGACTTTCGCCGCGACGCCTCCCGACCCCCGGGCCCACCCCGTGCTCGACGTGGTCTTCTCCCACTGGTACAACCCCGAGCTGAACTACCACTACTTCATGGTCCCCGGCATCCTGGTGCTGCTCGTGACCATGATCGGCACGTTCCTCTCCGCCATGAACGTGGTGCGGGAGAAAGAGCTCGGCACCATCGAGCAGCTCAACGTGACGCCCCTGCGCAAGCGCGACTTCATCGTCGGCAAGCTGCTGCCGTTCTGGATCCTGGCGCTCGTAGAGCTGAGCGCCGGGCTGGTGGTGGCCCGCCTCGTCTTCCACGTGCCCATGCTCGGCAACCTGGCGCTCGTCTACGCGCTGACGGGCGTCTACCTGGTGGGCATGCTGGGCCTGGGCCTGTGGATCTCGACGTTCACCGAGACGCAGCAGCAGGCCATGTTCCTCGCGTGGTTCCTGATGGTCGTCTTCATCCTGATGAGCGGCCTCTTCACCCCCATCGAGAGCATGCCGGGCTGGGCCCAGAAGCTGACCCTGCTCAACCCCATCGCCTACTTCATCGAGATCATGCGGCGGGTGCTGCTCAAGGGGGCGGGCTTCGCCGACGTGCAGCCGCAGTTCTGGGCGCTGGTGGCCTTCGCCGTCACCAGCGTGACGCTGGCCGTGCGCCAGTACCGGAAGGTGAGCACCTGA